The following are encoded together in the Parambassis ranga chromosome 20, fParRan2.1, whole genome shotgun sequence genome:
- the snx16 gene encoding sorting nexin-16 isoform X1 → MASPFVPVPVPMDRALSGGSSKLRRPQRASSLGSVSTSSQSSVTRVSEEDHGRGCRGLGSQHQSRCSDRGGRSRTPPPLQSPVTRARVNGTLEPSVEYSSCPRSMSDPAGSQQVEERPITPTVLGYEVMEERAKFTVYKILVRKTPDESWVVFRRYTDFSRLNDKLKEMFPGFRLSLPPKRWFKDNYEIDFLEDRQLGLQAFLQNLVAHKDIANCLPVREFLCLDDPPGPFDSLEESRAFCETLEESNYRLQKELLEKQKEIASLKRKLEEREQAILLLEKHINGECAGTESPCGLSAPGSESSADADVESSAAEADQDMPHDTGSAAPI, encoded by the exons ATGGCATCACCTTTTGTGCCTGTCCCTGTGCCCATGGACAGAGCCTTGTCAGGTGGTAGCAGCAAGCTGAGGCGGCCACAGCGAGCCTCATCACTGGGAAGTGTCTCCACCAGCTCTCAGTCCTCTGTCACCCGGGTTTCTGAGGAGGACCATGGGAGAGGGTGCAGAGGATTAGGTTCCCAGCACCAGTCCCGCTGCTCAGACAGAGGAGGCCGCAGCCGGACGCCGCCGCCCCTCCAAAGCCCTGTGACACGGGCTAGGGTGAACGGGACACTGGAGCCCTCTGTTGAGTACTCAAGCTGCCCTCGCTCCATGTCGGATCCTGCTGGGAGCCAGCAAGTGGAGGAGAGACCTATCACCCCCACTGTGCTAGGATATGAGGTCATGGAGGAGAGAGCCAAGTTTACG gtgtatAAGATCCTCGTCAGGAAGACTCCAGATGAAAGCTGGGTTGTTTTTAGAAGGTACACAGACTTCTCCAGACTCAACGACAAG TTAAAGGAGATGTTTCCAGGCTTCCGCCTCTCGCTGCCTCCTAAGCGGTGGTTCAAAGATAACTATGAGATCGACTTCCTGGAAGACAGACAGCTGGGGCTTCAGGCTTTTTTGCAAAATTTAGTCGCACACAAGGACATTGCCAACTG CCTCCCAGTGAGAGAGTTCCTGTGTCTGGATGACCCTCCTGGCCCTTTCGATAGTCTGGAGGAGAGCAGG GCTTTCTGTGAGACTCTGGAGGAGAGCAATTATCGTCTCCAGAAGGAGTTGCTGGAGAAGCAGAAGGAGATTGCCTCCCTgaagaggaagctggaggagaggGAACAAGCCATCCTGCTACTGGAGAAACACATCAA TGGTGAGTGTGCGGGCACAGAATCTCCATGCGGTCTGTCAGCTCCGGGCAGTGAGAGCAGTGCAGATGCAGATGTGGAGTCATCTGCTGCAGAGGCCGATCAGGACATGCCTCACGACACTGg